The following coding sequences lie in one Rutidosis leptorrhynchoides isolate AG116_Rl617_1_P2 chromosome 6, CSIRO_AGI_Rlap_v1, whole genome shotgun sequence genomic window:
- the LOC139853729 gene encoding uncharacterized protein, which produces MPKPYECVRRSWHSNHHQRIRGSIIQQIFRVVNENHSSGTKKNREWQHKLPKVVFKAEEILYSKANSEAEYLDPETLWDRLNDAIDTIIKKDESMETGEFLPACVEAALNLGCVAVKISRSQRYSNTRSYLTSQIHDPDPRNGLNLNLRNHERPLPVNGEASLNGCSVYPLYYGVQFQTQHPKVFQVADQSTNTTIVGKSVFAKVNEPIRSQVLNYPDTSFTLNGLKKTTFEEPQECDLSLRLGPAPSIEKGLNYVNGVDC; this is translated from the exons ATGCCTAAACCATatgaatgcgtaaggagatcttggCATAGTAATCATCATCAACGCATTAGAGGTTCAATCATTCAGCAGATATTTAG AGTTGTCAATGAAAACCATAGTAGCGGTACTAAGAAAAACAGAGAATGGCAGCACAAGTTGCCTAAAGTTGTGTTTAAAGCAGAGGAAATTTTGTATTCCAAAGCCAATTCTGAG GCCGAATACTTAGACCCTGAGACATTATGGGACCGTTTAAATGATGCCATTGATACTATTATTAAGAAAGATGAAAGCATGGAAACTGGTGAATTCTTGCCTGCTTGTGTTGAAG CTGCACTTAATCTGGGGTGTGTTGCAGTAAAGATATCAAGAAGTCAAAGATATAGTAATACCCGAAGCTACTTAACTTCACAAATCCATGATCCTGATCCTAGAAATGGACTAAATTTGAACTTACGAAATCATGAGAGACCACTACCTGTTAATGGTGAAGCTTCTTTAAATGGTTGTTCGGTTTATCCATTATATTATGGTGTCCAATTTCAGACTCAACACCCGAAAGTGTTTCAGGTTGCTGATCAAAGTACAAACACAACTATCGTCGGGAAATCAGTTTTCGCGAAAGTCAATGAGCCTATAAGGTCGCAAGTTCTGAATTACCCTGACACATCATTCACATTGAACGGTTTAAAGAAAACCACTTTCGAAGAACCACAAGAATGTGACTTATCTCTAAGGTTGGGTCCTGCTCCTAGTATAGAAAAAGGTTTGAACTATGTCAATGGTGTAGACTGTTAG